The Gemmatimonas sp. genome contains the following window.
CGCGGTGTCGCGGATGGCAAATCGCTGCGTCTACTGAACAGCATGGAGCTGATCAGTGACGCCACGCGACCCGTGGTGCCACTGATGCATCACGTCGACGGCCAGCCGAAGATCCGCAACACATTTACGCCGCAGCTGTTCGATGGTGATCGTTCGCGCATTGAAGGCCGTCGCATCATCCTTGTCGACGACACGTGGGTGACGGGAGCCGCAACGATCAGCGCGGCGGCGGCGCTGCAACGGCTCGGGGCAGCGTCTCTCGTGATCATGCCGATTGCCCGACGTCTCGAAACGGCGAGCATCTTGAGCGTTGCCTGGGGGCCGGGATACCTGAATACAGTCGAAGCGTGCGGCTGGAACGCAGTGGGTCTGCAATGGCCGCGAGGATAGTGAACGGGTCGTAACAGCGATAGCCGCCGGCTAGATATCCGCCTGTCGTACGCTATTCCGGATGCGCGCAAACGCCTGCGGCCCAGGCACGCCCTGGCCTTCGTCCACCTGCGCGAGGCCGACCGCGACCGCTTGCCGGATCGCCTCCAACTTGACCAAGCGTTCTTCGTCGCGCTCACGCATGCAACGCAACGCCTCGCGGACCACCTCGCTCGCCGTACTGTAGAGGCCTTCCTTGACCTTGCCTTCAACGAGCCTCTCCAGTTCGGGGGTCAGCGACACATTCATGGCGGCTCCTTTTCGGGTGATTCTTGATCCTACTTCTGATAGCAGGATATGTCAAATATGAGCGGTTTTGGCTATTTATCGACGCAATCGCTCCGTTTTCTAGCCTTCGGGGATGTCAACATGGAGGCAAGGGTAGCGGCCTTCGTGAATTGCGCCGAACCCACGCACTTGCGGAACGGAGCCTGCATTTGCATCCCTATAAGGATTCGTTAATGCTGTATTCGTAGCACTATACTGCA
Protein-coding sequences here:
- a CDS encoding type II toxin-antitoxin system ParD family antitoxin, with amino-acid sequence MNVSLTPELERLVEGKVKEGLYSTASEVVREALRCMRERDEERLVKLEAIRQAVAVGLAQVDEGQGVPGPQAFARIRNSVRQADI